One Loxodonta africana isolate mLoxAfr1 chromosome 4, mLoxAfr1.hap2, whole genome shotgun sequence genomic region harbors:
- the TIMELESS gene encoding protein timeless homolog isoform X5, which yields MMNCELLATCGALGYLEGDTYHKEPDCLESVKDLIRYLRHEDETRDVRQQLGAAQILQSDLLPILTQHRQDKPLFDAVIRLMVNLTQPALLCFGSVPKEPSFRHHFLQVLTYLQAYKETFASEKAFGVLSETLYELLQLGWEERQEEDNLLIERILLLVRNILHVPADPDQEKSIDDDASVHDQLLWAIHLSGLDDLLLFLASSSAEQQWSLHVLEIISLMFRDQNPEQLAGVGQGHLAQERSTDVAELEVLRQREMAEKKTRALQRGNRHSRFGGSYIVQGLKSIGERDVIFHKGLHNLQNYSSDMGKQRRRVPKRRQAAQELSTQRRSALNVRLFLRDFCSEFLENCYNRLMGSVKDHLLREKAQQHDETYYMWALAFFMAFNRAATFRPGLVSETLSVRTFHFVEQNLTNYYEMMLTDRKEAVSWARRMHLALKAYQELLATVNEMDTSSDEAVRESSRIIKNNIFYVMEYRELFLALFRKFDERCQPRSFLRDLVETTHLFLKMLERFCRSRGNLVVQNKRKKRKKKKKALDQPSASNNIPCSLEELEATWPALAEQLLCYGQAPQLSLDSVVPFDAASEVPVEEQRAEAMVRIQDCLLAGQAPQALSLLRSAREVWPEGDVFGCQDISPEEEIQLLKQILSAPLPRQQGPEEQGAEEEDEEEEEEEELQVVQVSEKEFNFLDYLRRFACSTVVRAYVLLMRSYKQNSAHTNHCVVKMLHRLAHDLKMEALLFQLSLFCLFNRLLSDPAAGAYKELVTFARYILAKFFALTAVNQKAFVELLFWKNTAVVREMTEGYGSLDGGSSSRRPPMWSPEEEAQLRELYLAHKDVEGQDVVDAILAHLPTAPRTRKQIIHQLVRLGLADSVKDFQRKGTHIVLWTEDQELELQRLFEEFQDSDDVLGHIMKNITAKRSRARIVDKLMALGLVTERRELYKKRRKKLAPSSSPNGEESLKNFCKEDTEEDNLSEEKSEEEEEEDLGADQAQGSSVLPTEDLGQNLHQEGFSAPLLWLQNCLIRVADDREEDGNLLANSSQAKSHSSPETSSFFESTKGRGKAATRART from the exons ATGATGAATTGTGAACTTCTAGCTACATGTGGTGCCCTTGGGTACTTGGAGGGAGACACTTACCACAAGGAACCAGATTGCTTGG AGAGCGTGAAGGATTTAATTCGCTACTTGAGGCATGAGGATGAGACGCGAGATGTGCGGCAGCAGCTGGGGGCAGCCCAGATCCTGCAGAGTGACCTCCTACCCATCCTTACCCAACACCGCCAGGACAAGCCTCTCTTTGATGCTGTTATCAG GCTGATGGTGAACTTGACACAGCCAGCCTTGCTCTGTTTCGGCAGTGTACCCAAGGAGCCCAGCTTCCGGCACCATTTTCTGCAGGTGCTAACTTATCTGCAGGCCTACAAAGAG ACCTTTGCCAGTGAGAAGGCTTTTGGGGTCCTCAGTGAAACCTTGTATGAACTGCTTCAGCTG GGCTGGGAGGAACGGCAGGAAGAAGACAACTTGCTGATTGAGCGGATCTTGCTGCTGGTTAGAAACATTCTCCATGTCCCAGCTGACCCTGATCAGGAGAAG AGTATCGATGATGATGCCAGTGTTCATGACCAACTTCTCTGGGCAATTCACCTCAGTGGCCTGGACGACCTGCTCCTCTTCCTGGCCAGCTCGTCTGCTGAGCAGCAATGGAGCCTGCATGTACTAGAGATCATCTCCCTTATGTTCCGTGACCAG AACCCTGAGCAGCTGGCAGGAGTAGGGCAGGGACACTTAGCTCAGGAGCGGAGCACAGATGTGGCAGAACTGGAGGTGTTGCGGCAGCGAGAGATGGCAGAAAAGAAGACTCGAGCCCTTCAGCGAGGCAACAG gcATTCTCGATTTGGGGGCTCCTACATTGTCCAGGGGCTGAAATCCATTGGGGAGAGGGACGTCATCTTTCACAAGGGTCTTCACAAT CTCCAAAATTACAGTTCAGATATGGGAAAACAGCGGCGAAGGGTGCCTAAACGTCGCCAAGCTGCCCAGGAGCTGTCCACTCAACGCCGCTCTGCCCTCAATGTGCGACTCTTCCTCAGAGACTTCTGCTCAGAATTCCTAGAGAACTGTTATAACCGGCTCATGGGCTCCGTGAAG GATCACCTGCTTCGAGAGAAAGCTCAGCAGCATGATGAGACCTACTACATGTGGGCCTTGGCTTTCTTCATGGCCTTCAACCGAGCTGCCACCTTCCGGCCAGGCCTGGTTTCTGAGACCCTTAGTGTCCGGACCTTCCACTTTGTTGAGCAGAACCTCACCAACTACTATGAAATGATGCTGACTGACCGCAAGGAAGCCGTCTCCTGGGCACGCCG GATGCACCTGGCTCTGAAGGCCTACCAGGAGTTGCTAGCCACAGTGAATGAGATGGATACGTCCTCGGATGAGGCTGTGAGGGAGAGCAGCCGCATCATCAAGA ACAACATTTTCTATGTGATGGAATACCGAGAACTATTCCTGGCACTCTTCCGAAAGTTTGATGAGAGATGCCAGCCCCGCTCCTTCCTTCGTGACCTGGTGGAAACAACCCACCTCTTCCTCAAGATGTTGGAGCGATTTTGTCGGAGCCGCGGGAACTTGGTGGTGCAG AATAAacgaaagaagagaaagaagaagaagaaggcccTAGACCAGCCTTCTGCTTCTAATAATATCCCATGTAGCCTAGAGGAACTGGAGGCCACGTGGCCAGCCTTGGCTGAGCAGCTGCTGTGCTATGGCCAG GCTCCTCAGCTCAGTTTGGACTCCGTGGTTCCCTTTGATGCGGCCTCAGAGGTGCCAGTGGAAGAGCAGCGGGCAGAAGCCATGGTGCGGATTCAAGACTGTCTCCTGGCTGGCCAGGCCCCACAGGCCCTGAGCCTTCTCAGGTCTGCCCG AGAGGTGTGGCCAGAAGGGGATGTATTTGGCTGTCAAGATATTTCCCCAGAGGAAGAGATCCAGCTGCTGAAACAGATCCTCTCTGCTCCACTTCCCC GGCAGCAGGGACCAGAGGAACAAGGGGCAGAGGAGGAAgatgaagaagaagaggaagaggaggagttgCAAGTAGTCCAGGTGTCAGAAAAAGAATTTAATTTTCTGGACTATCTGAGACG CTTTGCGTGCTCAACCGTAGTCCGAGCCTACGTGCTGCTGATGCGGAGCTACAAGCAGAATAGTGCCCACACTAACCATTGTGTTGTCAAGATGCTGCATCGGCTGGCCCATGACCTCAAAATGGAAGCCCTGCTTTTCCAGCTGTCACTCTTCTGCCTCTTCAATCGTCTGCTTAGTGACCCTGCCGCTGGGGCCTACAAA GAGCTAGTGACGTTTGCCAGGTACATTTTGGCCAAGTTCTTTGCATTGACTGCAGTCAACCAAAAAGCCTTCGTTGAGCTGCTGTTCTGGAAGAACACAGCTGTGGTTCGAGAGATGACTGAGGGCTATGGGTCCCTGGATGGCGG GTCTTCTAGTCGCAGGCCCCCTATGTGGAGCCCAGAGGAGGAGGCCCAGCTTCGGGAACTATACCTCGCCCATAAGGATGTGGAAG GTCAAGATGTGGTAGACGCCATCCTGGCACACCTGCCTACTGCTCCTCGAACACGCAAGCAGATCATCCATCAACTGGTACGGCTGGGACTGGCTGACAGTGTCAAGGACTTCCAAAG GAAAGGAACTCATATTGTATTATGGACAGAAGATCAGGAGCTGGAGCTGCAACGGCTTTTTGAGGAGTTCCAGGACTCAGATG ATGTCCTGGGTCATATCATGAAGAACATCACAGCCAAACGCTCCCGGGCCCGAATAGTGGATAAGCTGATGGCCCTGGGGCTGGTGACTGAGCGGCGGGAGCTGTACAAGAAACGCCGGAAGAAGTTGGCACCCTCCAGCTCG CCCAATGGAGAGGAGTCTCTGAAAAATTTTTGCAAGGAAGATACTGAAGAAGATAACCTGTCAGAGGAAaagagtgaagaagaggaagaagaggaccTGGGAGCAGATCAAGCCCAGGGTAGCTCAGTCCTCCCAACTGAAGACCTTGGGCAAAACCTGCATCAGGAAG GCTTTTCTGCTCCCCTCCTATGGCTCCAGAACTGCCTGATTCGAGTAGCAGACGATCGGGAAGAGGATG GAAACCTTCTGGCGAATTCCAGCCAAGCTAAGTCCCACTCATCTCCGGAGACTAGCAGCTTCTTTGAGTCAAcgaaaggaagaggaaaagctGCAACCAGAGCTAGAACTTGA
- the TIMELESS gene encoding protein timeless homolog isoform X1: MMNCELLATCGALGYLEGDTYHKEPDCLESVKDLIRYLRHEDETRDVRQQLGAAQILQSDLLPILTQHRQDKPLFDAVIRLMVNLTQPALLCFGSVPKEPSFRHHFLQVLTYLQAYKETFASEKAFGVLSETLYELLQLGWEERQEEDNLLIERILLLVRNILHVPADPDQEKSIDDDASVHDQLLWAIHLSGLDDLLLFLASSSAEQQWSLHVLEIISLMFRDQNPEQLAGVGQGHLAQERSTDVAELEVLRQREMAEKKTRALQRGNRHSRFGGSYIVQGLKSIGERDVIFHKGLHNLQNYSSDMGKQRRRVPKRRQAAQELSTQRRSALNVRLFLRDFCSEFLENCYNRLMGSVKDHLLREKAQQHDETYYMWALAFFMAFNRAATFRPGLVSETLSVRTFHFVEQNLTNYYEMMLTDRKEAVSWARRMHLALKAYQELLATVNEMDTSSDEAVRESSRIIKNNIFYVMEYRELFLALFRKFDERCQPRSFLRDLVETTHLFLKMLERFCRSRGNLVVQNKRKKRKKKKKALDQPSASNNIPCSLEELEATWPALAEQLLCYGQAPQLSLDSVVPFDAASEVPVEEQRAEAMVRIQDCLLAGQAPQALSLLRSAREVWPEGDVFGCQDISPEEEIQLLKQILSAPLPRQQGPEEQGAEEEDEEEEEEEELQVVQVSEKEFNFLDYLRRFACSTVVRAYVLLMRSYKQNSAHTNHCVVKMLHRLAHDLKMEALLFQLSLFCLFNRLLSDPAAGAYKELVTFARYILAKFFALTAVNQKAFVELLFWKNTAVVREMTEGYGSLDGGSSSRRPPMWSPEEEAQLRELYLAHKDVEGQDVVDAILAHLPTAPRTRKQIIHQLVRLGLADSVKDFQRKGTHIVLWTEDQELELQRLFEEFQDSDDVLGHIMKNITAKRSRARIVDKLMALGLVTERRELYKKRRKKLAPSSSPNGEESLKNFCKEDTEEDNLSEEKSEEEEEEDLGADQAQGSSVLPTEDLGQNLHQEGFSAPLLWLQNCLIRVADDREEDGCSQSVPLVPLTEENEEAMENEQFQQLLSKLGVQPPASGQETFWRIPAKLSPTHLRRLAASLSQRKEEEKLQPELELEIHGEQGPGEEHRAQALRALLLARKKKAGLASPEGNSRTASLLKEGATDGKEQLKAAPKKRQLLDSDEEQEEDEGRSKAPEVGAPGIQKKKRFHIEDEDETD; encoded by the exons ATGATGAATTGTGAACTTCTAGCTACATGTGGTGCCCTTGGGTACTTGGAGGGAGACACTTACCACAAGGAACCAGATTGCTTGG AGAGCGTGAAGGATTTAATTCGCTACTTGAGGCATGAGGATGAGACGCGAGATGTGCGGCAGCAGCTGGGGGCAGCCCAGATCCTGCAGAGTGACCTCCTACCCATCCTTACCCAACACCGCCAGGACAAGCCTCTCTTTGATGCTGTTATCAG GCTGATGGTGAACTTGACACAGCCAGCCTTGCTCTGTTTCGGCAGTGTACCCAAGGAGCCCAGCTTCCGGCACCATTTTCTGCAGGTGCTAACTTATCTGCAGGCCTACAAAGAG ACCTTTGCCAGTGAGAAGGCTTTTGGGGTCCTCAGTGAAACCTTGTATGAACTGCTTCAGCTG GGCTGGGAGGAACGGCAGGAAGAAGACAACTTGCTGATTGAGCGGATCTTGCTGCTGGTTAGAAACATTCTCCATGTCCCAGCTGACCCTGATCAGGAGAAG AGTATCGATGATGATGCCAGTGTTCATGACCAACTTCTCTGGGCAATTCACCTCAGTGGCCTGGACGACCTGCTCCTCTTCCTGGCCAGCTCGTCTGCTGAGCAGCAATGGAGCCTGCATGTACTAGAGATCATCTCCCTTATGTTCCGTGACCAG AACCCTGAGCAGCTGGCAGGAGTAGGGCAGGGACACTTAGCTCAGGAGCGGAGCACAGATGTGGCAGAACTGGAGGTGTTGCGGCAGCGAGAGATGGCAGAAAAGAAGACTCGAGCCCTTCAGCGAGGCAACAG gcATTCTCGATTTGGGGGCTCCTACATTGTCCAGGGGCTGAAATCCATTGGGGAGAGGGACGTCATCTTTCACAAGGGTCTTCACAAT CTCCAAAATTACAGTTCAGATATGGGAAAACAGCGGCGAAGGGTGCCTAAACGTCGCCAAGCTGCCCAGGAGCTGTCCACTCAACGCCGCTCTGCCCTCAATGTGCGACTCTTCCTCAGAGACTTCTGCTCAGAATTCCTAGAGAACTGTTATAACCGGCTCATGGGCTCCGTGAAG GATCACCTGCTTCGAGAGAAAGCTCAGCAGCATGATGAGACCTACTACATGTGGGCCTTGGCTTTCTTCATGGCCTTCAACCGAGCTGCCACCTTCCGGCCAGGCCTGGTTTCTGAGACCCTTAGTGTCCGGACCTTCCACTTTGTTGAGCAGAACCTCACCAACTACTATGAAATGATGCTGACTGACCGCAAGGAAGCCGTCTCCTGGGCACGCCG GATGCACCTGGCTCTGAAGGCCTACCAGGAGTTGCTAGCCACAGTGAATGAGATGGATACGTCCTCGGATGAGGCTGTGAGGGAGAGCAGCCGCATCATCAAGA ACAACATTTTCTATGTGATGGAATACCGAGAACTATTCCTGGCACTCTTCCGAAAGTTTGATGAGAGATGCCAGCCCCGCTCCTTCCTTCGTGACCTGGTGGAAACAACCCACCTCTTCCTCAAGATGTTGGAGCGATTTTGTCGGAGCCGCGGGAACTTGGTGGTGCAG AATAAacgaaagaagagaaagaagaagaagaaggcccTAGACCAGCCTTCTGCTTCTAATAATATCCCATGTAGCCTAGAGGAACTGGAGGCCACGTGGCCAGCCTTGGCTGAGCAGCTGCTGTGCTATGGCCAG GCTCCTCAGCTCAGTTTGGACTCCGTGGTTCCCTTTGATGCGGCCTCAGAGGTGCCAGTGGAAGAGCAGCGGGCAGAAGCCATGGTGCGGATTCAAGACTGTCTCCTGGCTGGCCAGGCCCCACAGGCCCTGAGCCTTCTCAGGTCTGCCCG AGAGGTGTGGCCAGAAGGGGATGTATTTGGCTGTCAAGATATTTCCCCAGAGGAAGAGATCCAGCTGCTGAAACAGATCCTCTCTGCTCCACTTCCCC GGCAGCAGGGACCAGAGGAACAAGGGGCAGAGGAGGAAgatgaagaagaagaggaagaggaggagttgCAAGTAGTCCAGGTGTCAGAAAAAGAATTTAATTTTCTGGACTATCTGAGACG CTTTGCGTGCTCAACCGTAGTCCGAGCCTACGTGCTGCTGATGCGGAGCTACAAGCAGAATAGTGCCCACACTAACCATTGTGTTGTCAAGATGCTGCATCGGCTGGCCCATGACCTCAAAATGGAAGCCCTGCTTTTCCAGCTGTCACTCTTCTGCCTCTTCAATCGTCTGCTTAGTGACCCTGCCGCTGGGGCCTACAAA GAGCTAGTGACGTTTGCCAGGTACATTTTGGCCAAGTTCTTTGCATTGACTGCAGTCAACCAAAAAGCCTTCGTTGAGCTGCTGTTCTGGAAGAACACAGCTGTGGTTCGAGAGATGACTGAGGGCTATGGGTCCCTGGATGGCGG GTCTTCTAGTCGCAGGCCCCCTATGTGGAGCCCAGAGGAGGAGGCCCAGCTTCGGGAACTATACCTCGCCCATAAGGATGTGGAAG GTCAAGATGTGGTAGACGCCATCCTGGCACACCTGCCTACTGCTCCTCGAACACGCAAGCAGATCATCCATCAACTGGTACGGCTGGGACTGGCTGACAGTGTCAAGGACTTCCAAAG GAAAGGAACTCATATTGTATTATGGACAGAAGATCAGGAGCTGGAGCTGCAACGGCTTTTTGAGGAGTTCCAGGACTCAGATG ATGTCCTGGGTCATATCATGAAGAACATCACAGCCAAACGCTCCCGGGCCCGAATAGTGGATAAGCTGATGGCCCTGGGGCTGGTGACTGAGCGGCGGGAGCTGTACAAGAAACGCCGGAAGAAGTTGGCACCCTCCAGCTCG CCCAATGGAGAGGAGTCTCTGAAAAATTTTTGCAAGGAAGATACTGAAGAAGATAACCTGTCAGAGGAAaagagtgaagaagaggaagaagaggaccTGGGAGCAGATCAAGCCCAGGGTAGCTCAGTCCTCCCAACTGAAGACCTTGGGCAAAACCTGCATCAGGAAG GCTTTTCTGCTCCCCTCCTATGGCTCCAGAACTGCCTGATTCGAGTAGCAGACGATCGGGAAGAGGATG GCTGCTCCCAGTCAGTTCCATTGGTGCCATTGACAGAAGAAAATGAGGAAgcaatggaaaatgaacaatttcAGCAGCTGTTAAGCAAGCTAGGGGTTCAGCCCCCTGCCTCTGGGCAG GAAACCTTCTGGCGAATTCCAGCCAAGCTAAGTCCCACTCATCTCCGGAGACTAGCAGCTTCTTTGAGTCAAcgaaaggaagaggaaaagctGCAACCAGAGCTAGAACTTGAAATCCATGGAGAACAAGGGCCTGGTGAGGAACACCGAGCACAAGCCCTGAGGGCCCTCCTGTTAGCCCGGAAAAAGAAAGCAGGCCTGGCGTCCCCAGAGGGTAACAGCAGGACTGCTTCTCTAttaa AGGAAGGGGCTACTGATGGGAAAGAGCAGCTGAAGGCAGCACCCAAGAAGCGACAACTGCTGGACAGTGATGAGGAACAGGAGGAAGATGAGGGCAGGAGCAAAG CACCAGAGGTGGGAGCTCCAGGAATCCAAAAGAAGAAACGGTTTCACATTGAGGATGAAGATGAAACTGACTGA
- the TIMELESS gene encoding protein timeless homolog isoform X2, with amino-acid sequence MMNCELLATCGALGYLEGDTYHKEPDCLESVKDLIRYLRHEDETRDVRQQLGAAQILQSDLLPILTQHRQDKPLFDAVIRLMVNLTQPALLCFGSVPKEPSFRHHFLQVLTYLQAYKETFASEKAFGVLSETLYELLQLGWEERQEEDNLLIERILLLVRNILHVPADPDQEKSIDDDASVHDQLLWAIHLSGLDDLLLFLASSSAEQQWSLHVLEIISLMFRDQNPEQLAGVGQGHLAQERSTDVAELEVLRQREMAEKKTRALQRGNRHSRFGGSYIVQGLKSIGERDVIFHKGLHNLQNYSSDMGKQRRRVPKRRQAAQELSTQRRSALNVRLFLRDFCSEFLENCYNRLMGSVKDHLLREKAQQHDETYYMWALAFFMAFNRAATFRPGLVSETLSVRTFHFVEQNLTNYYEMMLTDRKEAVSWARRMHLALKAYQELLATVNEMDTSSDEAVRESSRIIKNNIFYVMEYRELFLALFRKFDERCQPRSFLRDLVETTHLFLKMLERFCRSRGNLVVQNKRKKRKKKKKALDQPSASNNIPCSLEELEATWPALAEQLLCYGQAPQLSLDSVVPFDAASEVPVEEQRAEAMVRIQDCLLAGQAPQALSLLRSAREVWPEGDVFGCQDISPEEEIQLLKQILSAPLPRQQGPEEQGAEEEDEEEEEEEELQVVQVSEKEFNFLDYLRRFACSTVVRAYVLLMRSYKQNSAHTNHCVVKMLHRLAHDLKMEALLFQLSLFCLFNRLLSDPAAGAYKELVTFARYILAKFFALTAVNQKAFVELLFWKNTAVVREMTEGYGSLDGGSSSRRPPMWSPEEEAQLRELYLAHKDVEGQDVVDAILAHLPTAPRTRKQIIHQLVRLGLADSVKDFQRKGTHIVLWTEDQELELQRLFEEFQDSDDVLGHIMKNITAKRSRARIVDKLMALGLVTERRELYKKRRKKLAPSSSPNGEESLKNFCKEDTEEDNLSEEKSEEEEEEDLGADQAQGSSVLPTEDLGQNLHQEGFSAPLLWLQNCLIRVADDREEDGCSQSVPLVPLTEENEEAMENEQFQQLLSKLGVQPPASGQETFWRIPAKLSPTHLRRLAASLSQRKEEEKLQPELELEIHGEQGPGEEHRAQALRALLLARKKKAGLASPEEEGATDGKEQLKAAPKKRQLLDSDEEQEEDEGRSKAPEVGAPGIQKKKRFHIEDEDETD; translated from the exons ATGATGAATTGTGAACTTCTAGCTACATGTGGTGCCCTTGGGTACTTGGAGGGAGACACTTACCACAAGGAACCAGATTGCTTGG AGAGCGTGAAGGATTTAATTCGCTACTTGAGGCATGAGGATGAGACGCGAGATGTGCGGCAGCAGCTGGGGGCAGCCCAGATCCTGCAGAGTGACCTCCTACCCATCCTTACCCAACACCGCCAGGACAAGCCTCTCTTTGATGCTGTTATCAG GCTGATGGTGAACTTGACACAGCCAGCCTTGCTCTGTTTCGGCAGTGTACCCAAGGAGCCCAGCTTCCGGCACCATTTTCTGCAGGTGCTAACTTATCTGCAGGCCTACAAAGAG ACCTTTGCCAGTGAGAAGGCTTTTGGGGTCCTCAGTGAAACCTTGTATGAACTGCTTCAGCTG GGCTGGGAGGAACGGCAGGAAGAAGACAACTTGCTGATTGAGCGGATCTTGCTGCTGGTTAGAAACATTCTCCATGTCCCAGCTGACCCTGATCAGGAGAAG AGTATCGATGATGATGCCAGTGTTCATGACCAACTTCTCTGGGCAATTCACCTCAGTGGCCTGGACGACCTGCTCCTCTTCCTGGCCAGCTCGTCTGCTGAGCAGCAATGGAGCCTGCATGTACTAGAGATCATCTCCCTTATGTTCCGTGACCAG AACCCTGAGCAGCTGGCAGGAGTAGGGCAGGGACACTTAGCTCAGGAGCGGAGCACAGATGTGGCAGAACTGGAGGTGTTGCGGCAGCGAGAGATGGCAGAAAAGAAGACTCGAGCCCTTCAGCGAGGCAACAG gcATTCTCGATTTGGGGGCTCCTACATTGTCCAGGGGCTGAAATCCATTGGGGAGAGGGACGTCATCTTTCACAAGGGTCTTCACAAT CTCCAAAATTACAGTTCAGATATGGGAAAACAGCGGCGAAGGGTGCCTAAACGTCGCCAAGCTGCCCAGGAGCTGTCCACTCAACGCCGCTCTGCCCTCAATGTGCGACTCTTCCTCAGAGACTTCTGCTCAGAATTCCTAGAGAACTGTTATAACCGGCTCATGGGCTCCGTGAAG GATCACCTGCTTCGAGAGAAAGCTCAGCAGCATGATGAGACCTACTACATGTGGGCCTTGGCTTTCTTCATGGCCTTCAACCGAGCTGCCACCTTCCGGCCAGGCCTGGTTTCTGAGACCCTTAGTGTCCGGACCTTCCACTTTGTTGAGCAGAACCTCACCAACTACTATGAAATGATGCTGACTGACCGCAAGGAAGCCGTCTCCTGGGCACGCCG GATGCACCTGGCTCTGAAGGCCTACCAGGAGTTGCTAGCCACAGTGAATGAGATGGATACGTCCTCGGATGAGGCTGTGAGGGAGAGCAGCCGCATCATCAAGA ACAACATTTTCTATGTGATGGAATACCGAGAACTATTCCTGGCACTCTTCCGAAAGTTTGATGAGAGATGCCAGCCCCGCTCCTTCCTTCGTGACCTGGTGGAAACAACCCACCTCTTCCTCAAGATGTTGGAGCGATTTTGTCGGAGCCGCGGGAACTTGGTGGTGCAG AATAAacgaaagaagagaaagaagaagaagaaggcccTAGACCAGCCTTCTGCTTCTAATAATATCCCATGTAGCCTAGAGGAACTGGAGGCCACGTGGCCAGCCTTGGCTGAGCAGCTGCTGTGCTATGGCCAG GCTCCTCAGCTCAGTTTGGACTCCGTGGTTCCCTTTGATGCGGCCTCAGAGGTGCCAGTGGAAGAGCAGCGGGCAGAAGCCATGGTGCGGATTCAAGACTGTCTCCTGGCTGGCCAGGCCCCACAGGCCCTGAGCCTTCTCAGGTCTGCCCG AGAGGTGTGGCCAGAAGGGGATGTATTTGGCTGTCAAGATATTTCCCCAGAGGAAGAGATCCAGCTGCTGAAACAGATCCTCTCTGCTCCACTTCCCC GGCAGCAGGGACCAGAGGAACAAGGGGCAGAGGAGGAAgatgaagaagaagaggaagaggaggagttgCAAGTAGTCCAGGTGTCAGAAAAAGAATTTAATTTTCTGGACTATCTGAGACG CTTTGCGTGCTCAACCGTAGTCCGAGCCTACGTGCTGCTGATGCGGAGCTACAAGCAGAATAGTGCCCACACTAACCATTGTGTTGTCAAGATGCTGCATCGGCTGGCCCATGACCTCAAAATGGAAGCCCTGCTTTTCCAGCTGTCACTCTTCTGCCTCTTCAATCGTCTGCTTAGTGACCCTGCCGCTGGGGCCTACAAA GAGCTAGTGACGTTTGCCAGGTACATTTTGGCCAAGTTCTTTGCATTGACTGCAGTCAACCAAAAAGCCTTCGTTGAGCTGCTGTTCTGGAAGAACACAGCTGTGGTTCGAGAGATGACTGAGGGCTATGGGTCCCTGGATGGCGG GTCTTCTAGTCGCAGGCCCCCTATGTGGAGCCCAGAGGAGGAGGCCCAGCTTCGGGAACTATACCTCGCCCATAAGGATGTGGAAG GTCAAGATGTGGTAGACGCCATCCTGGCACACCTGCCTACTGCTCCTCGAACACGCAAGCAGATCATCCATCAACTGGTACGGCTGGGACTGGCTGACAGTGTCAAGGACTTCCAAAG GAAAGGAACTCATATTGTATTATGGACAGAAGATCAGGAGCTGGAGCTGCAACGGCTTTTTGAGGAGTTCCAGGACTCAGATG ATGTCCTGGGTCATATCATGAAGAACATCACAGCCAAACGCTCCCGGGCCCGAATAGTGGATAAGCTGATGGCCCTGGGGCTGGTGACTGAGCGGCGGGAGCTGTACAAGAAACGCCGGAAGAAGTTGGCACCCTCCAGCTCG CCCAATGGAGAGGAGTCTCTGAAAAATTTTTGCAAGGAAGATACTGAAGAAGATAACCTGTCAGAGGAAaagagtgaagaagaggaagaagaggaccTGGGAGCAGATCAAGCCCAGGGTAGCTCAGTCCTCCCAACTGAAGACCTTGGGCAAAACCTGCATCAGGAAG GCTTTTCTGCTCCCCTCCTATGGCTCCAGAACTGCCTGATTCGAGTAGCAGACGATCGGGAAGAGGATG GCTGCTCCCAGTCAGTTCCATTGGTGCCATTGACAGAAGAAAATGAGGAAgcaatggaaaatgaacaatttcAGCAGCTGTTAAGCAAGCTAGGGGTTCAGCCCCCTGCCTCTGGGCAG GAAACCTTCTGGCGAATTCCAGCCAAGCTAAGTCCCACTCATCTCCGGAGACTAGCAGCTTCTTTGAGTCAAcgaaaggaagaggaaaagctGCAACCAGAGCTAGAACTTGAAATCCATGGAGAACAAGGGCCTGGTGAGGAACACCGAGCACAAGCCCTGAGGGCCCTCCTGTTAGCCCGGAAAAAGAAAGCAGGCCTGGCGTCCCCAGAGG AGGAAGGGGCTACTGATGGGAAAGAGCAGCTGAAGGCAGCACCCAAGAAGCGACAACTGCTGGACAGTGATGAGGAACAGGAGGAAGATGAGGGCAGGAGCAAAG CACCAGAGGTGGGAGCTCCAGGAATCCAAAAGAAGAAACGGTTTCACATTGAGGATGAAGATGAAACTGACTGA